The proteins below are encoded in one region of Scomber japonicus isolate fScoJap1 chromosome 2, fScoJap1.pri, whole genome shotgun sequence:
- the dgke gene encoding diacylglycerol kinase epsilon, with protein MYEEGEEVQDDCGSREEWTLLFWTSLAVIVPVIITLWCSAQRSKRKTHMKDFFRKSKHGWHYTDLFNKPTYCCVCSQHILQGAFCDCCGVCADEQCLRRADRSLQCKEIMAPSRPDGAMEHRWVRGNVPLASYCAVCKQQCGTQPKLCDFRCVWCQSTVHDDCMDSLADEDQCELGEFHSLIIPPHYLYCVNKLRRRHPDEYSKLASSCGSGWTPVLVLANTRSGNNMGEALLGEFRTLLNPVQVFDLSELSPSKALQLCTLLPPGSVQVLVCGGDGTVGWVLDAIDTMKLKGQDQFIPRVTILPLGTGNDLSNTLGWGAGYAGEIPVEQVLRNILDAEVVKMDRWKVQVASKGLYFRKPKVLSMNNYFSVGPDALMALNFHTHREKTPSFFSSRIINKAVYFLYGTKDCLVQECKDLDKRIELELDGERVALPSLEGIIVCNIGYWGGGCRLWEGMGDEPCPPTRLDDGLLEVVGVFGSFHCAQIQVKLANPVRLGQAHTVRLVLKSSKMPMQVDGEPWAQGPCTITITHKTQAFMLYHSAEQTDDDDEDEDESSASETESPTPHDSPRPPGPASARA; from the exons ATGTacgaagagggggaagaggtgCAGGACGACTGCGGCTCCCGAGAGGAGTGGACGCTGCTGTTCTGGACCTCTCTGGCCGTGATCGTCCCGGTCATCATCACGCTATGGTGCAGCGCGCAGCGATCTAAGCGGAAAACACATATGAAGGACTTCTTTCGCAAGAGCAAGCACGGCTGGCACTACACAGACCTGTTCAACAAGCCCACCTACTGCTGCGTGTGTTCCCAGCACATCCTGCAAGGAGCTTTCTGCGATTGCTGCGGCGTGTGTGCCGACGAGCAGTGCCTGCGCCGGGCCGACCGGAGTTTGCAATGCAAGGAGATCATGGCCCCCTCCCGGCCTGACGGGGCCATGGAGCACCGCTGGGTGAGGGGAAATGTCCCCCTCGCCAGCTACTGTGCAGTATGTAAACAGCAGTGTGGGACGCAGCCGAAGCTCTGCGACTTCAG gtgtgtgtggtgtcagaGCACGGTCCATGATGACTGCATGGACAGCCTGGCGGATGAAGACCAGTGTGAGCTGGGCGAGTTTCACAGCCTCATCATCCCTCCTCACTACCTCTACTGTGTCAACAAGCTTCGCAGGAGACACCCTGACGAGTACAGCAAG CTGGCGTCTTCCTGCGGCAGTGGCTGGACTCCAGTGTTGGTCCTGGCTAACACACGTAGTGGTAACAACATGGGGGAGGCTCTGCTGGGAGAGTTCCGTACCCTCCTCAACCCTGTGCAG gtgTTTGACTTGTCAGAGCTGTCTCCCTCAAAGGCCCTCCAGCTGTGCACCCTCCTTCCCCCTGGTAGTGTCCAGGTGCTGGTGTGTGGGGGTGACGGCACAGTGGGCTGGGTGCTGGATGCCATCGACACTATGAAACTGAAG GGCCAGGACCAGTTTATCCCAAGGGTGACCATCCTGCCCCTGGGCACAGGAAATGACCTTTCCAACACTTTGGGTTGGGGTGCCGGGTATGCTGGAGAGATCCCTGTGGAACAGGTTCTCCGCAACATCCTAGATGCCGAGGTGGTCAAAATGGACAG ATGGAAAGTGCAGGTAGCTTCAAAAGGCCTCTACTTTCGGAAACCAAAG GTCCTGTCCATGAATAACTACTTCTCTGTGGGGCCTGACGCTCTGATGGCGCTCAACTTCCACACACATCGTGAGAAAACACCCTCTTTTTTCTCCAGCCGCATCATCAACAAG GCTGTATATTTCCTGTATGGCACCAAAGATTGTTTAGTGCAGGAATGTAAAGATCTGGATAAGAGGATTGAG CTGGAGCTCGATGGGGAAAGAGTGGCGCTGCCCAGTCTGGAGGGCATTATAGTTTGCAACATTGGTTACTGGGGCGGAGGCTGCAGACTCTGGGAGGGTATGGGAGATGAACCCTGCCCCCCAACACG gtTGGATGATGGTCTGCTGGAGGTGGTGGGTGTCTTTGGCTCCTTCCACTGTGCTCAGATCCAGGTCAAGCTGGCCAATCCTGTGCGGCTGGGACAGGCCCACACTGTCAGG TTGGTCCTTAAGAGCTCCAAGATGCCCATGCAGGTGGACGGGGAGCCGTGGGCTCAGGGTCCCtgcaccatcaccatcacccatAAGACCCAGGCCTTCATGCTGTACCACAGCGCCGAGcagacagatgatgatgatgaggacgAGGACGAATCTAGCGCCTCTGAGACCGAGAGCCCTACCCCTCACGACTCACCCAGGCCCCCTGGGCCAGCCTCTGCTCGTGCATGA
- the LOC128366441 gene encoding E3 ubiquitin/ISG15 ligase TRIM25-like, with protein sequence MDESQFSLMSLEDELTCSICLSTFDSPVTIPCGHNFCQECLLATWEDTDYSCPQCQTHFDIKPELKKNTVLSAVVETFRASSSQNEVGLSEEEEEEEEEEGEEEEEEEDEDEEEEEDEEEEEEEEDKPVEDEVLRCDTCMEAEASKTCLTCMASFCEEHLRPHLENPKLSLHQLSEPLHDLMERICKDHHKMMEFYCTQHDRLICSLCLQVHKDCNYISPEEQRNLKESDLRTKLSLLDGKIEKTDKTIFQINSMEGKLKEAATNKKTALTAFYQAMRDMLTQEERVAQHEVDRELEIGLTKHRDFLKKFTENTEIMRKAKDDINSLLSQSETLPFLQNSFELPRVVKCEPHTPRINLDTKKVIATQTFAVALKQYLRVLFKQPVEDRLPLVKTGECVSAFENKQLLPQKVQVLIQSSSLCHYPAHMLQDKHFIKYDSLQCDETFPALVSETPQPPPQRNPPRSHSPGRPPIQPYFQPAPGFPFMGSQPGWHPPRHSMAGLHSFFMAPPRFMGGHRPRPDKKPHSAPGGNKPGTTGGGKPGTTGGGKSGTTGGGKPSTPGGGKPSNPGGGKPSNPGGGKPGHPGGKKPHDNPKSHPPSDKSTKQHQRPHKKN encoded by the exons ATGGACGAGAGTCAGTTCTCTCTGATGAGTCTGGAGGACGAGTTGACCTGCAGTATCTGTCTGAGCACCTTTGACAGTCCGGTGACTATCCcctgtggacacaacttctgccAGGAATGCCTCCTCGCCACCTGGGAGGACACCGACTACAGCTGTCCTCAATGTCAGACCCATTTCGACATCAAACCggaactgaagaaaaacacagtcCTCAGCGCCGTTGTGGAAACCTTTAGAGCCAGCTCAAGCCAGAACGAAGTCGGCCTGtccgaagaggaggaggaggaggaggaggaggagggggaagaggaagaggaagaggaggatgaggatgaggaggaagaagaggatgaagaggaggaggaggaggaggaggacaagccCGTAGAAGATGAAGTCCTACGCTGTGATACATGTATGGAAGCAGAAGCGTCCAAGACCTGCCTCACCTGCATGGCATCTTTCTGTGAGGAACACCTGCGGCCACATCTGGAAAATCCAAAGTTAAGTCTCCACCAGCTGAGCGAGCCTCTCCATGACCTGATGGAGCGCATCTGCAAAGACCACCATAAGATGATGGAGTTCTACTGCACCCAACATGACCGCCTGATCTGCAGCCTCTGCCTCCAAGTCCACAAAGACTGCAACTACATATCTCCTGAGGAGCAGAGGAACCtgaaagag TCTGACCTGAGAACCAAGTTGAGCCTACTGGATGGGAAGATCGAGAAGACTGACAAAACTATATTTCAAATAAACAGCATGGAGGGCAAACTGAAG GAAGCGGCCACCAATAAGAAGACAGCATTGACAGCCTTCTACCAGGCGATGCGGGACATGTTGACCCAAGAGGAGCGAGTGGCCCAGCACGAGGTGGACCGCGAGCTGGAGATCGGTTTGACCAAACACAGGGACTTCCTGAAGAAGTTCACTGAGAACACTGAGATTATGAGAAAAGCCAAAGATGATATCAACAGTCTGCTGAGTCAGTCTGAAACCCTGCCCTTTCTACAG AATTCTTTTGAATTACCTCGGGTCGTAAAGTGTGAGCCTCACACACCTCGAATCAACCTGGATACCAAGAAGGTGATAGCGACACAGACCTTTGCTGTTGCCCTAAAGCAATATCTGAGGGTGCTCTTTAAACAGCCTGTTGAGGACAGACTACCACTAGTTAAAACAGGCGAGTGTGTTAGTGCATTT GAGAACAAGCAGCTTCTGCCTCAGAAGGTGCAGGTACTGATCCAGAGCAGCAGTCTG TGTCACTATCCAGCACACATGCTGCAAGACaagcattttataaaatatgactcTCTACAATGTGATGAAACGTTTCCTGCTCTTGTTTCAGAAACACCACAGCCTCCACCACAGAGAAATCCTCCCAGGTCCCATAGTCCAGGTCGTCCACCAATCCAGCCATACTTCCAGCCAGCACCTGGTTTTCCTTTTATGGGGTCACAACCAGGCTGGCATCCACCCCGGCATTCAATGGCTGGGCTACACAGCTTCTTTATGGCTCCTCCTCGCTTTATGGGAGGCCACAGACCAA GACCAGACAAAAAGCCTCACAGTGCTCCAGGTGGAAATAAACCAGGTACTACAGGTGGAGGTAAACCAGGTACTACAGGTGGAGGTAAATCAGGTACTACAGGTGGAGGTAAACCAAGTACTCCAGGTGGAGGTAAACCAAGTAATCCAGGTGGAGGTAAACCAAGTAATCCAGGTGGAGGTAAACCAGGTCATCCAGGTGGAAAGAAACCACATGACAACCCCAAAAGCCACCCTCCTTCAGACAAATCAACTAAACAGCATCAACGGCCTCACAAAAAGAACTGA